A section of the Methanoregula formicica SMSP genome encodes:
- a CDS encoding chemotaxis protein CheC yields the protein MEFSARQMDALKEMANIGAAHSATTLSQMLETQIGMSVPEINIVDISRTGMFLSDELTTMVIFELQGDIPHGGFLVLHFPRDSAVRTAGIMQGSAGAVHTFDEMDQSTIVEVGNIMISSFLSATSDLLGFNMLPSPPVLIVDMAHAAITSLIAQMTIDVDDVILFRVELKSVEHNIAGNILIFLEVNTLKRIEDRLDEMVRAPEGR from the coding sequence ATGGAGTTTTCCGCCCGGCAGATGGACGCATTAAAGGAGATGGCAAATATCGGGGCTGCGCACTCCGCAACAACCCTCTCGCAGATGCTCGAAACCCAGATCGGGATGAGCGTGCCCGAGATCAATATCGTGGATATTTCCCGGACAGGGATGTTTTTAAGTGACGAACTGACGACGATGGTCATCTTCGAGCTCCAGGGGGACATCCCTCATGGAGGTTTTCTGGTCCTGCATTTTCCCCGCGATTCTGCCGTCAGGACCGCCGGTATCATGCAGGGTTCAGCAGGAGCCGTTCATACCTTCGATGAGATGGACCAGAGCACGATTGTCGAGGTCGGCAACATCATGATCTCCTCGTTCCTCTCCGCGACCTCCGATCTCCTGGGATTCAACATGCTCCCCTCCCCGCCCGTGCTTATCGTTGACATGGCACACGCGGCAATAACCTCGCTGATTGCCCAGATGACGATCGATGTCGATGACGTCATCCTCTTCCGGGTCGAACTAAAATCCGTGGAGCACAATATTGCCGGCAACATCCTCATCTTCCTCGAAGTCAACACGTTAAAGAGAATCGAGGACCGCCTTGACGAGATGGTCAGGGCCCCCGAGGGCCGGTGA
- a CDS encoding YwbE family protein, whose protein sequence is MTTLQNPPTRSAIRAGLPVEIIQKCDQHTGKRTRGAVQEILTNSAFHPHGIKVRLTDGRVGRVVTILSPDNPQQD, encoded by the coding sequence ATGACCACTCTTCAAAACCCCCCTACCAGATCGGCCATACGAGCCGGCCTTCCTGTCGAGATTATCCAGAAGTGCGACCAGCACACCGGGAAGAGGACGCGGGGCGCAGTACAGGAGATCCTGACGAACTCCGCGTTTCACCCGCATGGCATTAAAGTCCGTCTCACAGACGGGCGCGTCGGGAGAGTCGTAACAATCCTATCCCCGGATAACCCGCAGCAGGACTAA
- a CDS encoding DJ-1/PfpI family protein yields MKVLIAISPEKYRDEELAEPVAALTKAGIACDIASTRRGTCTGMLGAKATATLSFEEVEPKPYDGLIIVGGNGTPAHLWDDEILPVLVRYFRESGKVVGAICLAPVVLARAGILKGRKATYNENPQAFREMKAGGAVLVNQPVVVDTRIVTANGPSASKAFAETFIKTLTAVEW; encoded by the coding sequence ATGAAGGTGCTCATTGCAATATCTCCGGAAAAATATCGCGACGAGGAACTTGCCGAACCGGTTGCCGCCCTGACAAAAGCAGGAATCGCCTGCGATATCGCATCCACGCGGCGCGGCACCTGCACGGGCATGCTCGGAGCAAAAGCAACCGCAACGCTCTCGTTCGAGGAAGTCGAACCCAAACCCTATGACGGGCTGATCATTGTCGGCGGGAACGGCACGCCGGCCCATCTCTGGGACGACGAGATCCTGCCGGTACTGGTGCGGTACTTCCGGGAGTCCGGGAAGGTGGTCGGGGCAATCTGTCTTGCACCGGTCGTCCTTGCACGGGCTGGCATCCTGAAGGGGAGGAAGGCCACATATAATGAAAATCCCCAGGCATTCCGGGAGATGAAAGCGGGTGGCGCGGTTCTCGTCAATCAGCCGGTGGTTGTCGATACAAGGATCGTTACCGCGAACGGCCCGTCAGCTTCGAAAGCCTTTGCCGAGACATTCATCAAGACGCTGACCGCGGTGGAATGGTAA